CTACATCAATGCACCCTGCAAAATTGGAGTTATCCGCGATTACCTGCACCAAGTACGGAAGGATATTTCCCTCGTTATTGAGTCCAACCCAGACCTTTCCGTTTTTACTCAATTCTCCCACAACAATGAGATCATTCGATCCATCATTGTTCATGTCAGCGATCGCGAGTGCTTTAGCTGTACTTCCAACCAATCCCCCTGCAGCTGTAGTCCTCACAGACATCTGATAAATATTGACATAATCGAGAGAAGTGGCGGTGGAAGCTCTATTCGTGTCTTCTACTTTGATGTACAGCTTTCCTGACGTCTCTGCAGGCAGGACATATGTATATAGAGATGGTGATGTTGAACTCACTCTTACAGATACCATTGAAATGTATGTGATATTATCCGTTGAATAATAGAATTGATAATTATCTTCCGCAGAGGACTTACTTGCATACAACTGGAAAGTATGAGTGGTACCCGGTGTCACTTGTATAGTCCAGCGATGATCTAACTTATCGCCAGTTCTCCACGTCACATTGAGCACCCAATAATCAAAGTCAATAACGGATGGTTCGTTAAGGAAATATGTATTCGAGAAACTCACCTTCAAGCTGATCAAGGAACTTGCCCACTGGATAGAGCCAGTTAAATTAAATTCGTCCTCGATCCACTCCCCTGTTGAATTTCTGATTTGCATCATATTATTCGTGGGATCTCCAGCACCCAAACCCCATTTGATATAGTCAGATCCGTCGTATCGATAGGTTTTATACCTGACCTTAAATATGAGTCGCTCAATCTGCACGTCATCGATCAGGCCAGTTGGGTCCCATGACCTTATATATGCTGTTTGACCATAGATTACGGTGTAATATTGATTGTCATTGGGACGCAGTTGCGTTGCATCCGTTTCGTTTGTGGTATCTTTTGTAGTGTCTCTTGCGGCTGGAGTACTGTCCTGATATCTATAAACCCATTTCTCGATAATTCTCTCGAAGACGCCCGGATCATAAAACGCATTTTGCGTATCTAGATACGTTCCAGTTGGTTGACCAGTTTGAGTTCCGTAAATATGAATATCGGCATCGGCGTAATCAACGACGTCCGTGGCAGTTCCCGTTCTTGAATACCGAGTCCAAGTAACACCAGCACCATCGCTGTTCTTATATATCTGAACTGTGCCATCATTTCGACATACCGCGATGTCCAGTGACCTCAGCGGATCGTTCCCAGGCGTAAGTACCCAATCGAGGTCACCGACCTCAAGGTCGACGATGGCCGAGGTTAACGAGGCGTCAACGACCTTATATGACCAAATACCATCATTTCTATAGAAACAGACTATGCCATTCGAGAATCCTATTATGACATCTAGATCGTTATCGAAGTCTATATTGCCAAGCTCAAGAGCGGTCGGTGTTGCCGATTTCCCGAGATTAGCAATCGTATATCGCGTCCAGTATCCATCATTTATGTATTGGAATAGCCAATAGGTTTCTAGTTTACCAGATTTATACTCTGAAATAACCGCAACGATGTCATTCTTTCCATCGTTATTCATGTCTCCAGTTCTAACAAGGGCGGACTTATAGATAGGATCCTTTGCCTCGTTGACACCTTCCAGCATATCTGGAGGAGACCAGTAGTTATCGTTCTTGTAGAAAAACATCGCGTACCTCTGGCTCCACGAAGCACCACCAGTCGGGAGGTCGATACCTGCGACGAAATCTAATTTGTACTTGGGGACTGTAATTGTAATGATCTTTGAAAGAACGTAAGTTTCGTTACCTGCTTTGAACATATCATACCGCAACGCGTATGCGTTCTTGCCCGGTATCCAGGGAGCCCCTTCAGTGGCGTTGGCCAAATTGATCGCGAATCTATACACATTCGTACCGACCTTTGTCACATTGCTGACTGGGCCGTTCCACCCGCTCACTGGCGGAATCCTCTTGATCTGTGCATTCCAGAAAAAGTCCCTGATCTCGACGTCCCCGCCATACTGGTACCAATCGCCACCATATCTGTTTCTGATCTCAACGTAAATGGTATTGTTTGAGAGATCATAAGTCGAGAACTCACTGGACGGAATTGAATAACTTGAGTCCTTAAAGGTCAAGAACTGGGGGTAATCCGCTGTACCGACTGTGATTAATTGTGTGGCGAAGAAGATATTGTTCGGAACCCATGTGTCCCTCAGTTGAACCTGCACCATGTATTTCTTATTGTTTTGAAGTTTTGAGCAGTCGATCGTTGCATTGTACACATAATATCCCGAGTTATAATCATACCTCTGGAATACAACATTTGGAGTCGAGACAGCTGAGACAGTGACCTTTGTGGTTGGGTCGATCACTAGCAATGTATTCTCGTTCTCCGTGTTTACTAAATACTTACTAGCGACGACCACAACGGCTTTTTGACTCTGCGAGAAGACCGTCCTTGGGGTGGCTGTGTAGTTCTTATTTGTCCACTCAGAGAGCTCAAAAATATTGAACCCTTGCAAGGCGCTATAGTTCAGGTTCCCTGGCGGTTCTCCCCTACCGTAACCGCCTCCCATAAGAATCTCAGAGGTGATAACAGTGTGAGAAATGCGAACGCTCGCCTCGTTACCAGTTTCGTCTGTCGCAGAAATTCTATAGTAATAGGTCCTCGAGGCTGCTTCGAGAATGTCACTCCTTGCGACGCCGTAGCCCGTGAAGTACCCGGGGTTATAGGGATCTTCTACTAGCCTCTGAAAAGCAGAAAGGGTTGTGTTTGTGTAAGTTACCTCAATCCACCAGTAGTCGAAATAAACAACATCACCGCCCTCGTTGTGGAATGTTACGTTTATTTCCTTTAGCTCTTCAGCTGTATCATAACCCATTGCCAGTAGATTGAACACACGTGTGATCGGCGTTGTCCACCTTAACAATGGAAGGCCTTTTCCTGTGCCGTCAACGTTAAGAAACATATTCGTCCCATTGAAGTCAGGACCAGTGTAATATCTGACCTTCAACACAACGGTTTGGAAAGTTTTTCCAGTGATGTCGTCTGGGAAAGGGAGCATCCATGCCGTTACATTCGCATATTCGCCGTCAGGTACAGCGAGAAAATCACCGTCACTGTATCTCAACTTCGTGAGCCCCAATGCAGCAACATCTTCTCCAGTTGCTGGAGATAGGTGTGACGTATTGACAGTTCCTAGAGTCTCATAGTTGTCCTCGTTAGTGACAACAACGCTACTCTTATTGAGATTTCCATTTGGATCTGTCACATAGCACCGGACCATGAAGGTTGAACCTAATATGGAACTGCTCGGTTCAATAGCGGCGTAAATGATTGTAGGTGGACCGGTGGTGTATGGTTGAATCGTCAGTATGAGTACAGAAATCGATCGTCTGCCGCCTGAGTCCTCAGCAATGATTTCAATGGCTCTTTCACCCGTGTTATCCGAAACTGGCACTTCGATATCTACTGTAGTTGAATAAGTGTTGTCACCATTGGAATCAGTCATTTCGTAAATTCCGACACCGAAGCCGATGTCATCATTGATACCGAGGTGAGATACATTGGCATATACATCCTTAAGGTCGCCGTCTATGTCGGTCACCTTGGCATAAACCTTAATCACCTGGGTCTGGAGCACGGTGCTCGTTGTGATCCATAGTGAGCCTGTCTTAACACCTACCCACTTGTTCATAACGACCGGAGGATTATTGCCCCCAGCACCAAGCAGATTCGCCGACCAAATTAATGAATTGACCGTTGGGTCGGCGATCATCAACGTAACAGATGAACTCGGGGTGATAGTGATGCCATTTGCAGTGGCATCAAACCTCCAGACATCCCCAATTTTCCATTCATCCGACTGCACGCCGTTGATCGTCCCATCTCTAATATGCAATGTATGCGGCTCTTCGTCCACAACCAGGTAAATATCAGTCCTGTAGTCCTTTAGAGTTGGACCGGATTTGTGAGTCACCTCGATTATACAGGTTCCACCGTTTATGAACGATAAAGTGGCATCAAAATCTCCGTACACTTCTTCTTTTGGTGGAGGCATTGTGCCAACATACCACATAATGCTAGAAAACAAAGTCACGGTGATTGCCAGGACGAGGATATTCGCGATAATTTCAGACACTCCTTCCTTGGCCTTGCGCAACTTCTTAAGAATCTTATTCATTCCCTAAATCCTCCACAGCTTATTGATATCAATAGCCCTAGCCTCTGGATATTTAGATTCTTAACAGTATATGAAGCTATCGCGATAATTCCGCTTTTTGCAAATCTCGGGTATCAATAGACTGAACAATGGAGTATCAGCGCAAATCTAAGAACCACAAGGATTTACTACCAACTCGTCGTTGCAAAACAATGCCATGAATATTCATTTGCATGATGTTTAATCACACTACCAGTAACTGGGCAACTCCCCTTTTTTGATTTTGATGAAAAAGAAAAAGGGTAAGGAAAAATCGCAGACCTCAATCAACGAGCTTCTTTAGGACCCACGCCATATTTTTGCCGAGCGTCTTGAGGGTCTCTATGCCTTCTTTGTCGTTCAGGATATCCCCTGGCTTCGTGGCAGTCGCAACGTTCCAATAGCTAGATCCCACCACAATCCACTGGCCGATAAGGAAGAAGTAATTTAGATCAGAGAACGTTGCTAGCGCTCCTGCCCTCCTCTGCACAGCGATGCCAGCGCCTACTTTCCGTTTGAACATATCTCCATTGACCCTTGACACAAAACCGACGCGGTCAATAAACGCCTTCATCTGGGATGTCACATTGCCGAAATAAACCGGGGATCCAAGAACCATCCCATCGGCTTCTTTTATCATTTCAATGTATTTGTTGATATTATCTGTGTCAATTACACACTTCCCGTCCTTGTTCTTGAAACAAGCGTTGCACGCGTTGCACGCTTCAATCCTTTCGCTCCCGAGCTGTATCAACTCTGTTTCAATCCCTTCGCTCCTCAGCTCTGCGAGAACGGTTTCCAGTGCATGATACGTGTTGCCATTTTTCCTTGGACTTCCGTTGAACGCAATTACCTTCATCCAATCACCTACAACCGATCAATTTCCTGAGAGCAGATTACATTGGGAGATAATAATTTCTTCCTCGCGAGGTCACCTCTTCTGGCGAGGAACACCCAAAAAGGGAGATGAAGCGTTTAAAAGAAATCAACCATGAAACTTTAAAATCGTCAAAGTCATTCCACCAGATTGGCGACTAAGAAGAGAAAATATGCCAGTAGTCGCAAAGGGGTACAAAGGAGGAGAATATGCAACTCTATTTGAGAATGATCCAAGACAATGCGACGGGAAAAGGTGTCATCGAAATTCTTGAGCAGAGGACCATCACTTGCAGGGCGAGAATAGGACTGATCACATATGACAATGAGGAACAGAAGAAATTCTTTGTGGACGCGCTTCTTGAAGGGGGAAAGTACGGCTCGGTAATCCCCCTTTCGAAATGAGATGAGGTGAAAGAATGAAGCTACAATTGAGAATCGTTCAGGACGAGAAGACTGGAAAGGGCGTAATCGAAATCATCGAAGACAGGAGCCCCATGATCAAAGCGATCATTGGCTACATTTCGTTCGATGATGAAAATAAGAAAAAATTCTTTATCGACGCCCTCCTCAAGGGCGGGAAGTTCGGAGAAGTGGTTCAAGTCTGAACTCGGGGATGAACAGAAAAGGACAGCTTGTCAGATTTGGCATCAGAGGATCATACATCGAAGACTAACTAAACATCTATCAAAACCCGTCCCGCTTTCGCTAATGATTTCTGGCTTCGCCATCAATTTCAACGATCTCTCCGTCCGCAATTGAGACATGTATTACGGCTTATAGGCCACGATATGATCGTTCGCAATTGCGAGGAAGGCTTCTGCCACGACTTGTTCGTCGAGCGCTTCCTTGCCGAGCCGTTTTGCTTCGTCGATCACCGTTCTCGCGAGTGAGACCGCTTCGTCAGCCGTGTAAATTCGGCGATCCGTCACCCTCACGTCAACGAAGCCAGCCGCTTCAATCATCGAGAGATATTCACTCTCAGGAATTGCACCTGAAACACAGGCACTCCAGAGCTCAAGACTCTCTCTTGCCTCAGATGGGAGGTCACCGATGAGAACCCTGTCCGAGATCGCAAGCTTCCCCCCAGATTTGAGGACTCTGAACGCCTCGCGAAAGACTTTTTCTTTGTCTGTCACTAAATTGATCACGCAATTGCTTATTATTACATCAACGGAGCTATCCTCAACGGGAAGATTCTCTATGAGCCCTTTTCTGAATTCAACGTTCGATAGTCCCAATGATTTCGCCACTTTATTCGCTTTTGCGACCATTTCGTCCGTTGCATCGATCCCGATGACCTTCCCTTTGTGACCAACTTTCTGCGAGGCGAGCAACACGTCAAGTCCAGCACCGCTACCGAGATCAAGAACAACTTGACCGGGCTTGAGCTCTGCGATCGCGACGGGGTTTCCGCATGCACAATTTGATTCCTTCACCTCTTCTGGCACTGAAGCCAATTCCTCTTCTGAATAGATCTTGATAATCTCTCTTGTCCCTGCAGAGGAATCGCAACATGATTTTCCTTCGACCGCAACTCTAGAATACCGATTAATGACGGCGGTCTGTATTGAACTGTTTTTTCCACCTCGCTCCTTGAAATCATCAACCATTAATTCAACACCTCCACTGCCAATTAATGCAAAGATTAGGACGACGGGATAAGAGGTTAAAACATCTAGAAACCGTAGAGCGATAGCATTTTTCCATGCGGATGCGAATAACCCCGTCTCTCTCATAAATTTTGTCCCGAGAGTAGAAGAGAATGGACTAAAATTTTCGGAAAAGTAACAACTAATGGAATCAATTGGCTGAGTCGCAAAGATATGTAATGACATTTTTACAATTCTCCCATGAAATAGGCAAGTTAAAAAAAGCTATGAGAACTTGCTTTTGCAATCCCAGTGTTTCCGCCGGATCAAGAAAAATAATAAATAGTTTTGATTTGATGTCAGTAACACGAATATCTAATTCGTATTATGGAGGAAAGAAAAAATGCACATTCCTGACGGGCTCATGGCGCCCGAGATCCTTGCAGTTGGGTGGGCGATCGCACTCGCAACCATCGCGTTTTCAATCTTCAAGGTGAATAAAAAGATCGATGAAAAGACTGTCCCTCTGATGGCGATCCTTGCAGCAGGGATTTTTGTCGCACAGATGCTCAACTTTCCTATCTTTGGGGGGACGACTGGTCACCTCATTGGGGCTGCACTTGCTGCGGTGTTAGTCGGCCCATACGCGGCCGTGATTATCCTGACCGTTATCCTATTGATCCAATGCTTTGTCTTCGGAGACGGCGGACTTACGGCGTTAGGTCTCAATCTCACGAATATGGCCGTCATCGGCACCTTTGTCGCCTGGGGCACCTACAAACTCTTTCCCGTAAAGTTGGAGAAGGTTGGCGTCATTGCAGCCGCGTGGGCATCGATCTTCGTGGCAGCATTCGCCTGTGCGCTTGAACTTGCAGCGAGTTTTAGTATCTCAGGTGGTGCGTACGGTATTGAGGCCGCGATTTCACTCCCTTCGATGCTAGGATATCACGCGGTCATTGGGATTGGCGAGGGGATCATCACCGGTGCAATCTTCCTCTACCTGGCAAAAGTCGCGCCTGAGATCATAAAAACGAGAAAACCAGCTGAGGAGGTGACAACGTGACCGAGAAGACCCTGCTGAAGGCGATCGTCGGCATCATCATTCTCTTCGCAGTTGGGCTCGTATTTTACTTCATCTTTTCCGCCCCATACGGGGACGGGCTCGAAAAGACGATGGAAAATGCGGGCGTGGAAGAGGGGGAACCAGTTTATCACGCTCCCTTTGATTACGGCGAGGACTACGTGACAGCTTTCTTCGCTGGCCTCTTAGGCTTCGCCCTTGTCTTCGGCGTCTCGTATGCCTATTTCAAGATTGCTGGAAAAAAGAAGGAGAGTAAGGAAACGAAATGAAGCATCATGAAATCGATCAGTACGCGAAACAGTCGCCGCTCTGCAACTTCGATCCGAGGGTGAAGATCGCAAGTACAGTCATCTTCATCATCTCGATTGCCCTCCTCCGGGAACTAACCCCATTGGTCATTTCCCTTCTTTTTCTCCTCCTCGTTGTGGCGGCCTCCCGTATCCCTCCGATCCACATCGTGAAATCCTACGCCATGGCGCTTCCATTCATCGTGTTCGCCTCCCTTACGATGTGGTACTCCTCAGGTCCCGAGGAGGCTGCCGCAATGTTCCTTCGGATCACAGATTCAGTTTTCGCACTTATCCTTCTTGTCTCCACAACACCGTTCTTCGAATTCCTAAAGGCGCTCCGTTGGTTTAAGGTCCCAGCGATCATCATTTCACTCCTCCTCTTTACATACCGGTTCATCTTCGTTTTTATTGATGAACTCGAAAGGATGAAGCTGGCGCGGGAGGCGCGTGGCTTCAACGGGGGAAAGAGTCTTCTGCACGTTGAGGCACTCCGCACAATCGCTTACACGGCGGGGATGATCCTTGTACGATCACACAGCAGAGCGAACAATATTTATTCCGCCTTGCTTTCTCGTGGCTACACGGGTGAGGTGAGGACACTGAGCCGTCTGAGGGCGAGACCACGTGACGCGGTCTTCGCTGTAGCGTTCATCGGCACGTCCGTAATGTCCCTCTTCATCCAGGCCGGTGTGATCGTTTGGACGCTTTGAAACTCGTGAACGTTTCGTACACCTATGCCGACGGTATACAGGCATTAGAAAATGTATCGCTGACGATTTCAGAAGGGGAGAGAGTCGCAATTGTAGGTCCTAACGGTGCTGGAAAGAGTACACTGCTCCGGATCCTTGCTGGCTTGTATTTTCCAAATGCCGGGAACGTGGAAATAATGGGTGCGACACTCTCGAAGAAGAACGCTGAGCACTTGAGGAAATACATCGGCTTCTTGTTCCAAGACCCAGATGACCAGATCTTCATGCCGACCGTGTGGGACGATGTCGCCTTTGGGCCGATCAACTTGGGCTTGCACGAAGAGGAGGTAAAGAAGAGGGTGGGAGAAGCGATGAAAATGGCCGGCATCGAGGGGTACGAAGAGAGAGTGCCGCACCATCTGAGCTATGGCGAGAAGAAAAGAGTTGCAATCGCTGGGGTGCTTGCAATGGGGGCACCGATCCTCCTTCTCGATGAACCCACGGCGAACCTTGACCCCCAGGGAAGGAGGGATCTCGTCAATATTCTTGACTCGGTTTCTCAGACGGTTGTACTGGCCACGCATGACCTTTCTGTCGCATTCGAACTGACGAACAGGGTGATCGTGTTGAGAAAGTCAGTAATCTTTGACGGCAGACCGTCAGAACTCGTCGAAAGGCCAGATGTCCTCACGAGTGCTAATCTCGAATTACCATCGATGCTCAGGCTAATGGATCGGTGGCGCCGCACGACCAACAGGAAATTCCGCCTCCCATTGACGGTCGATGAAGCGCTAGGCATTATCGATGAGGAGTGCCGCAAGAATAGAAATTGATAGAGATAAGGTGTTGCAATTCATTTTTTCAAAACCGGCCTGAGACCCTGCTCTTGATGCTGTGAATAAGACTCTCGAATGTCGCCCTTGGGGGCACCACGTCAACCCTGACCCCAGAGGACTCCAGCATCCGTCTCGTCGGCTCCCCGATCGCCGCAACGATCGAACGGTCAAGCGCCTCGTTTACAACTTTTTCTGGATACTTTCTCACCGCAGCTTCAAGGAAAACTCTTGCCGACATGGGGCTCGTGAAGGCAAGAATGTCCAAATCCCCTGCGACCATGGCATCGACAATTTTAGACAAACCTGGGTCTTCAAGATCCGGTACGAGCGAATAAACGATAGTCTCGGTGACCTCAGCGCGACACTCCCTCAACTTCTCGACAAGCTTTCTCTCTCCCTTATCCGATCGAATAAGGAATATCCTCTTACCTTCAATGGACGATGATAATAGCATTTCAATGATGCCTTCTGATGAAAAAATCCTGGGCATCATATCCACGCGAATCCCTATGCCCTCGATCGATTTTGCCGTCTCGGGGCCGATCGTGACGATGCAAATCCGCTCCAGAGCTTCGATCAATTCGTCCCTTCTACCCCTCTTATCAGCCAGCTCGACCATCGCCCTCGCACCGACCGCACTCGTGATAATGACGATGTCGATCTGCCCCAGTATTGCTTGGTGGAGAAATACATCATAATCAGGAGAATCGACGATTCTCACCTTCAACGGCGAGGCGCAGACCGGCTCAAATCCATGAAATTTCGCAATCTCGACCGCTTCTTCAATCTTTTCTTCTGGCCGCATGATAGCGAGGCGCATCAACGCAAATCACCAAGGATGTTTCTTAAAGAAACAACATGACCAATGACGATCAGTGCTGGCGGTCTGATCGATTCCCTCCTGCATATCTCTGAGATCTTTGACAACGAACCAGTGACGACGCGTTCCTCCGCTGTCGCCCCTCTTTCAATGACTGCAACCGGCGTCTCCGGATCGAGCCCCCCGGCAAGAAGTCTTTCTATATTTCGCTCCATCGCCGAAACCCCCATGAGGATGACGATCGTGCCGCCAATGGAGGAGAGTGCGTCCCAATTGAGAACCTCCTTTTCTTTCTCAGCGCTCTCATGACCCGTAACAACAGTGAAGGCCGATGAGTAATCTCGATGCGTGACCGGGATACCCGCAAGCGCAGGGACAGCGATCGCCGAGGTCACACCAGGGATCACGTGCACATCGATTCCATGCCTTTTCAAAAACTCAGCCTCTTCCCCTCCCCTGCCGAATAAGAAAGGGTCACCGCCTTTCAGCCTGACAACAGTCTTCCCTTCCTTCGCCTTTTCCAAGAGAATTTCATTGATCACTTTTTGTTCTACAAGATGCTCGCCACCCCTCTTGCTCACATCGATGATCTCCGTCCCTTTTTTCGCGAAGGAGAGGAGTTCCTTCGGGATCAGGAAATCATGCACGATCACATCCGCCTTCTCGATGACTGCCTTCCCTTTCACCGTGATCAGGCCAGGATCGCCAGGCCCTGCCCCTACCAGAAAGACTTCCCCTTTCCCGTCACTCATCGTCGATCACTTTCCATCCCTTTTCTCAGTTCAGAAACGATACTATCAAGAGCTTGTGGAATCGTTTCAATTGCGAACGTTCGATCGACCTTCGCCAGTCGCTTACCAAACTCGGTCAATACAACCCCCCTCACCCTCATATGATTGCCATCGACCTTGGCCCATAGGCCGATTGGAACGGAGCACCCACCGCCGAGTGCCCCCAGGATAAATCGCTCCACATCGACCTCCATCCTTGTCACTGGATCCTCAATAGACTTCAACATCTCCTCGTATTCTGAACCC
The sequence above is drawn from the Methanomassiliicoccales archaeon genome and encodes:
- the cbiQ gene encoding cobalt ECF transporter T component CbiQ, whose protein sequence is MKHHEIDQYAKQSPLCNFDPRVKIASTVIFIISIALLRELTPLVISLLFLLLVVAASRIPPIHIVKSYAMALPFIVFASLTMWYSSGPEEAAAMFLRITDSVFALILLVSTTPFFEFLKALRWFKVPAIIISLLLFTYRFIFVFIDELERMKLAREARGFNGGKSLLHVEALRTIAYTAGMILVRSHSRANNIYSALLSRGYTGEVRTLSRLRARPRDAVFAVAFIGTSVMSLFIQAGVIVWTL
- a CDS encoding flavodoxin family protein; this translates as MKVIAFNGSPRKNGNTYHALETVLAELRSEGIETELIQLGSERIEACNACNACFKNKDGKCVIDTDNINKYIEMIKEADGMVLGSPVYFGNVTSQMKAFIDRVGFVSRVNGDMFKRKVGAGIAVQRRAGALATFSDLNYFFLIGQWIVVGSSYWNVATATKPGDILNDKEGIETLKTLGKNMAWVLKKLVD
- the arsM gene encoding arsenite methyltransferase; the protein is MVDDFKERGGKNSSIQTAVINRYSRVAVEGKSCCDSSAGTREIIKIYSEEELASVPEEVKESNCACGNPVAIAELKPGQVVLDLGSGAGLDVLLASQKVGHKGKVIGIDATDEMVAKANKVAKSLGLSNVEFRKGLIENLPVEDSSVDVIISNCVINLVTDKEKVFREAFRVLKSGGKLAISDRVLIGDLPSEARESLELWSACVSGAIPESEYLSMIEAAGFVDVRVTDRRIYTADEAVSLARTVIDEAKRLGKEALDEQVVAEAFLAIANDHIVAYKP
- a CDS encoding ABC transporter ATP-binding protein, with protein sequence MDALKLVNVSYTYADGIQALENVSLTISEGERVAIVGPNGAGKSTLLRILAGLYFPNAGNVEIMGATLSKKNAEHLRKYIGFLFQDPDDQIFMPTVWDDVAFGPINLGLHEEEVKKRVGEAMKMAGIEGYEERVPHHLSYGEKKRVAIAGVLAMGAPILLLDEPTANLDPQGRRDLVNILDSVSQTVVLATHDLSVAFELTNRVIVLRKSVIFDGRPSELVERPDVLTSANLELPSMLRLMDRWRRTTNRKFRLPLTVDEALGIIDEECRKNRN
- a CDS encoding FG-GAP-like repeat-containing protein, which produces MNKILKKLRKAKEGVSEIIANILVLAITVTLFSSIMWYVGTMPPPKEEVYGDFDATLSFINGGTCIIEVTHKSGPTLKDYRTDIYLVVDEEPHTLHIRDGTINGVQSDEWKIGDVWRFDATANGITITPSSSVTLMIADPTVNSLIWSANLLGAGGNNPPVVMNKWVGVKTGSLWITTSTVLQTQVIKVYAKVTDIDGDLKDVYANVSHLGINDDIGFGVGIYEMTDSNGDNTYSTTVDIEVPVSDNTGERAIEIIAEDSGGRRSISVLILTIQPYTTGPPTIIYAAIEPSSSILGSTFMVRCYVTDPNGNLNKSSVVVTNEDNYETLGTVNTSHLSPATGEDVAALGLTKLRYSDGDFLAVPDGEYANVTAWMLPFPDDITGKTFQTVVLKVRYYTGPDFNGTNMFLNVDGTGKGLPLLRWTTPITRVFNLLAMGYDTAEELKEINVTFHNEGGDVVYFDYWWIEVTYTNTTLSAFQRLVEDPYNPGYFTGYGVARSDILEAASRTYYYRISATDETGNEASVRISHTVITSEILMGGGYGRGEPPGNLNYSALQGFNIFELSEWTNKNYTATPRTVFSQSQKAVVVVASKYLVNTENENTLLVIDPTTKVTVSAVSTPNVVFQRYDYNSGYYVYNATIDCSKLQNNKKYMVQVQLRDTWVPNNIFFATQLITVGTADYPQFLTFKDSSYSIPSSEFSTYDLSNNTIYVEIRNRYGGDWYQYGGDVEIRDFFWNAQIKRIPPVSGWNGPVSNVTKVGTNVYRFAINLANATEGAPWIPGKNAYALRYDMFKAGNETYVLSKIITITVPKYKLDFVAGIDLPTGGASWSQRYAMFFYKNDNYWSPPDMLEGVNEAKDPIYKSALVRTGDMNNDGKNDIVAVISEYKSGKLETYWLFQYINDGYWTRYTIANLGKSATPTALELGNIDFDNDLDVIIGFSNGIVCFYRNDGIWSYKVVDASLTSAIVDLEVGDLDWVLTPGNDPLRSLDIAVCRNDGTVQIYKNSDGAGVTWTRYSRTGTATDVVDYADADIHIYGTQTGQPTGTYLDTQNAFYDPGVFERIIEKWVYRYQDSTPAARDTTKDTTNETDATQLRPNDNQYYTVIYGQTAYIRSWDPTGLIDDVQIERLIFKVRYKTYRYDGSDYIKWGLGAGDPTNNMMQIRNSTGEWIEDEFNLTGSIQWASSLISLKVSFSNTYFLNEPSVIDFDYWVLNVTWRTGDKLDHRWTIQVTPGTTHTFQLYASKSSAEDNYQFYYSTDNITYISMVSVRVSSTSPSLYTYVLPAETSGKLYIKVEDTNRASTATSLDYVNIYQMSVRTTAAGGLVGSTAKALAIADMNNDGSNDLIVVGELSKNGKVWVGLNNEGNILPYLVQVIADNSNFAGCIDVDAGIFVGGNTLRDIVLATGSKVYFIEQTALGRYSISSLSFTISTITVMAAGDVDGNGRTDVLLGTTDGRIILYMNYLGQTTGWQSYLVDSRDYQINDIGLGKLQNA
- a CDS encoding energy-coupling factor ABC transporter permease, with protein sequence MHIPDGLMAPEILAVGWAIALATIAFSIFKVNKKIDEKTVPLMAILAAGIFVAQMLNFPIFGGTTGHLIGAALAAVLVGPYAAVIILTVILLIQCFVFGDGGLTALGLNLTNMAVIGTFVAWGTYKLFPVKLEKVGVIAAAWASIFVAAFACALELAASFSISGGAYGIEAAISLPSMLGYHAVIGIGEGIITGAIFLYLAKVAPEIIKTRKPAEEVTT
- the cobA gene encoding uroporphyrinogen-III C-methyltransferase; this encodes MSDGKGEVFLVGAGPGDPGLITVKGKAVIEKADVIVHDFLIPKELLSFAKKGTEIIDVSKRGGEHLVEQKVINEILLEKAKEGKTVVRLKGGDPFLFGRGGEEAEFLKRHGIDVHVIPGVTSAIAVPALAGIPVTHRDYSSAFTVVTGHESAEKEKEVLNWDALSSIGGTIVILMGVSAMERNIERLLAGGLDPETPVAVIERGATAEERVVTGSLSKISEICRRESIRPPALIVIGHVVSLRNILGDLR
- a CDS encoding uroporphyrinogen-III synthase; the encoded protein is MRLAIMRPEEKIEEAVEIAKFHGFEPVCASPLKVRIVDSPDYDVFLHQAILGQIDIVIITSAVGARAMVELADKRGRRDELIEALERICIVTIGPETAKSIEGIGIRVDMMPRIFSSEGIIEMLLSSSIEGKRIFLIRSDKGERKLVEKLRECRAEVTETIVYSLVPDLEDPGLSKIVDAMVAGDLDILAFTSPMSARVFLEAAVRKYPEKVVNEALDRSIVAAIGEPTRRMLESSGVRVDVVPPRATFESLIHSIKSRVSGRF